A stretch of the Desulforamulus ferrireducens genome encodes the following:
- the upp gene encoding uracil phosphoribosyltransferase — translation MEFVTVLRHPLADEQLQLIRNKESNIATFRAAITRLGHLLAIEATKDAPTEEAKVTTPLEVETNVSVLRDDKILLVPILRAGLGLVDSFLTFLPSARVAHIGMSRDHETLEAKLYVNSLPKDLSAFEKVIVLDPMLATGNSCVKALEVLVEAGIDPSKIKVVCAFAVKEGLTQIHSKFPQVTVVTATIDPVLTNIGYISPGCGDAGDRLYLL, via the coding sequence ATGGAATTTGTTACAGTGCTTCGTCATCCCTTGGCAGATGAACAACTGCAATTGATCCGCAATAAAGAAAGTAATATTGCTACCTTCCGGGCAGCTATAACCCGGTTGGGACACCTGCTGGCCATTGAAGCAACTAAAGATGCACCCACCGAAGAAGCCAAGGTGACCACCCCACTGGAAGTGGAAACCAACGTATCGGTATTAAGGGATGACAAAATCCTGTTAGTACCTATTTTAAGAGCCGGTCTCGGGTTGGTGGACAGCTTTTTAACCTTTTTACCCAGTGCCAGGGTAGCACATATTGGTATGTCGAGAGATCATGAGACACTGGAAGCCAAATTATATGTAAATAGTTTACCCAAGGACTTGTCTGCATTTGAAAAAGTAATTGTTTTAGACCCCATGCTAGCCACCGGAAACAGCTGTGTCAAGGCTCTGGAAGTGTTAGTGGAAGCAGGTATTGACCCCAGTAAAATTAAGGTTGTTTGTGCCTTTGCCGTAAAGGAAGGCTTGACACAAATTCATAGTAAGTTTCCTCAGGTTACTGTGGTAACCGCCACTATAGACCCAGTACTTACCAACATTGGGTATATTTCCCCGGGTTGCGGAGATGCCGGGGACAGGTTATACTTACTCTAA
- the uraA gene encoding uracil permease, with protein MAKREIQVEEKLPLLQTLPLSLQHLFAMFGSTVLVPILFGVDPATILLFNGIGTLLYLVLCKGRIPAYLGSSFAFISPVFAVLSKYDYSAALGGFIITGLIFSAVALLIGVVGTKWIDVVFPPAAMGAIVAVIGLELAPVAAQMAGLASSDPTVAYVPDPKVITVSMFTLGVTILGNVIFRGFLAIIPILVGVISGYVLSLFMGLVNTDSIASASWLAMPTIYTPTFNLDAIMIILPAALVVIAEHVGHLFVTSNIVGRDLAKDPGLHRSLLGNGLSTMLSGFFGSTPNTTYGENIGVMALTKVYSTWVIGGAAIFAIILSFVGKLSAAIQSIPTPVMGGVSLLLFGVIAASGIRMLVEAKVDYSKASNLILTSVVLIIGVSGAQIQLGVVSLKGMGLATVVAIILSIFFRLLEKSGLSSETSSH; from the coding sequence GTGGCTAAAAGAGAGATTCAAGTAGAAGAAAAATTACCCCTTCTGCAGACTTTACCATTGAGCCTGCAGCACCTATTTGCCATGTTTGGCTCAACGGTGTTAGTACCCATTCTATTTGGCGTAGACCCGGCTACCATTTTACTATTTAACGGTATTGGCACCCTGCTTTACTTAGTACTCTGCAAAGGACGTATCCCAGCCTACTTAGGCTCCAGCTTTGCCTTTATATCTCCTGTCTTTGCAGTTCTTTCCAAGTACGATTACAGTGCCGCTTTAGGTGGCTTTATTATCACAGGCTTAATCTTCTCTGCGGTAGCCCTGCTCATTGGGGTAGTGGGTACAAAATGGATTGATGTAGTATTTCCGCCCGCTGCCATGGGTGCTATTGTGGCAGTAATTGGTCTGGAACTGGCCCCTGTTGCAGCACAAATGGCTGGTCTGGCTAGCTCCGACCCTACTGTTGCCTACGTTCCTGACCCCAAAGTAATTACTGTATCTATGTTTACCCTGGGCGTAACCATCCTAGGTAACGTAATTTTCCGCGGTTTCCTGGCCATCATCCCCATTTTGGTGGGTGTAATTTCCGGTTATGTTCTCTCTCTCTTTATGGGTCTGGTTAATACCGATTCTATTGCCAGCGCCAGCTGGTTAGCAATGCCTACCATTTACACTCCCACCTTTAATCTTGATGCAATTATGATTATTCTTCCGGCCGCTCTGGTGGTTATTGCGGAACACGTAGGACACCTGTTTGTTACCAGTAATATAGTAGGTAGAGATTTAGCCAAGGACCCCGGTCTCCATCGTTCTCTGCTGGGTAACGGTCTCTCCACCATGCTATCCGGTTTCTTTGGTTCCACCCCCAACACCACCTATGGGGAAAACATTGGTGTAATGGCACTCACTAAGGTATACAGTACCTGGGTCATCGGCGGCGCTGCCATCTTTGCCATCATCCTCTCCTTTGTGGGTAAACTCTCTGCCGCCATTCAAAGTATCCCTACCCCGGTAATGGGTGGTGTATCCCTGTTGCTCTTTGGAGTTATCGCCGCCTCCGGTATTCGTATGCTGGTGGAAGCCAAGGTGGATTACAGCAAAGCTTCCAATCTAATTCTCACCTCAGTGGTATTAATTATTGGTGTCAGTGGAGCACAGATTCAACTTGGCGTAGTAAGCCTCAAGGGCATGGGTCTGGCCACTGTGGTAGCCATTATCTTAAGTATCTTCTTCCGCCTGTTGGAAAAGAGTGGCTTAAGTAGCGAAACCAGTTCTCACTAA
- a CDS encoding sulfite exporter TauE/SafE family protein, protein MLHLPIANADVNGLVLLMLGFFVGVLGGFFGTGGAFIITPSLNIFGFPMAFAIGTDIAHIFGKSIVASFKHALLRHVDFKLGLIMGLLGMYGVSLGKQAILYLEKIGQVGPTVRIIYIVLLFSLGLFMIKEYYQYSQLSEAQKENAEIKPSKIALWIRGLQLKPLVSFSSSGVQNISLWVIVLLSVSIGFISGFLGVGGGFVRVPILIYFLGLPTVMAVGTDLFALLITNSWGTYIYAMSGKVELVGALVMLVGAAVGIQIGSAATAYVRGMKIRLYFGITLFLAGVAVVLRHLLMPTLAGYLMLSSAAILSCLIMFMLFRAVAEERYREYNKKRA, encoded by the coding sequence TTGCTGCATTTACCCATAGCTAATGCAGATGTTAACGGTTTGGTTTTATTGATGCTGGGATTTTTTGTAGGAGTCTTGGGTGGTTTTTTTGGTACCGGTGGTGCCTTTATTATTACCCCTTCCTTGAATATTTTTGGTTTTCCCATGGCCTTTGCCATCGGCACTGATATTGCCCATATTTTTGGCAAATCCATTGTTGCCAGCTTTAAACATGCTTTACTGCGACATGTTGATTTTAAACTGGGTCTAATCATGGGCTTATTAGGTATGTATGGGGTTTCTCTGGGAAAGCAGGCCATTTTATATCTGGAGAAAATTGGTCAAGTAGGTCCCACTGTAAGGATAATATATATCGTTTTATTGTTCTCCCTCGGTTTATTCATGATCAAGGAATATTATCAATATTCTCAGTTGAGTGAAGCACAAAAAGAGAATGCTGAGATAAAACCATCGAAGATTGCCCTCTGGATAAGGGGATTACAGCTTAAACCATTAGTTAGTTTTTCATCTTCGGGGGTTCAAAACATATCCCTTTGGGTGATCGTTCTTTTGAGTGTATCCATTGGCTTTATTTCTGGTTTTCTAGGAGTCGGGGGAGGTTTTGTGCGGGTACCAATTTTAATTTACTTTTTAGGTCTGCCCACAGTTATGGCTGTGGGGACGGACTTATTTGCCCTGTTAATTACCAACTCCTGGGGAACTTACATTTATGCCATGTCCGGTAAGGTAGAACTGGTGGGTGCTCTGGTTATGTTGGTGGGCGCAGCAGTGGGAATTCAAATTGGTTCAGCAGCTACCGCGTATGTTAGGGGCATGAAGATTAGGCTCTATTTTGGTATCACCTTATTTTTAGCAGGGGTAGCGGTGGTGCTTAGGCATTTATTAATGCCAACCCTGGCAGGCTACTTGATGTTGAGTTCAGCGGCTATTCTTAGCTGTCTAATTATGTTTATGCTCTTTAGGGCGGTGGCGGAGGAGCGCTATCGGGAATATAACAAAAAGAGGGCATAG